The Candidatus Poribacteria bacterium genome has a window encoding:
- a CDS encoding PDZ domain-containing protein, giving the protein MSGALAIRRSAPWVPILACAVALAPWARAIEPLAPHPVVEALENAIVEVIDRSKPAVVTISARDVRAPSQLRRLTDDERIPVTSGSGFMFHTDGYILTNAHVVQDAQAIEVRLVDGRRLDAELTGYDLSTDIAVLHVDLGEPAPVLPFVDDARVRVGQFVLSIGSPFSLDFSVTVGIVSATGRADMMPRDPTLIQYQDFVQTDAYINRGNSGGPLLNLRGEVVGMNSMIRTGANADFVGLGFAIPAKMLQAVAGQLIDHGAVQRGWLGISLRGDEGGIRVNRVLPDSPAAAGGLQAGDLITALDDAPVGRDSDFRWAIANSVPGRSVRLSVSRDDGSIVVDVVVGEMPPQYAGQEPQPKVESTVLGKIGATGRDLPPGMATIHGFAADDVGVFVLGVRPGSPAHEAGLLPGDLIVGVAGAPVRSVDECERALADAFHNDLEAVDLSLKSRDGARTVSVPRASIAVPPQAGDE; this is encoded by the coding sequence ATGAGCGGCGCGCTCGCAATCCGTCGGTCTGCGCCGTGGGTTCCTATACTCGCCTGCGCTGTGGCGCTTGCGCCGTGGGCTCGCGCCATTGAGCCGCTCGCCCCGCACCCGGTCGTGGAAGCCCTTGAGAACGCGATTGTGGAGGTCATCGACCGGAGCAAGCCGGCGGTCGTGACGATCTCGGCTCGTGATGTCAGGGCGCCGTCACAGCTTCGCAGGCTCACCGACGATGAGCGGATCCCGGTCACGAGCGGGTCCGGGTTCATGTTCCACACCGACGGGTACATCCTGACGAACGCCCATGTGGTGCAGGACGCCCAGGCGATTGAGGTGCGTCTCGTCGACGGTAGACGGCTGGACGCCGAGCTCACAGGTTACGATCTAAGCACCGACATCGCCGTGCTCCATGTCGATCTGGGCGAGCCCGCGCCCGTGCTGCCGTTCGTCGACGACGCCAGGGTACGGGTCGGTCAGTTCGTCCTGAGCATCGGGAGCCCGTTCAGCCTCGACTTCTCGGTGACGGTGGGAATTGTCAGCGCCACGGGGCGTGCCGACATGATGCCCCGCGATCCGACGCTCATCCAGTACCAGGACTTCGTGCAGACGGACGCCTACATCAACCGGGGCAACAGCGGGGGTCCGCTCCTGAACCTCCGTGGCGAAGTCGTCGGCATGAACTCCATGATCCGCACGGGAGCCAATGCGGACTTCGTCGGTCTCGGGTTCGCCATCCCTGCCAAGATGCTCCAAGCGGTCGCCGGACAGCTCATCGACCACGGCGCTGTCCAGCGAGGATGGCTGGGCATCTCGCTACGAGGGGACGAAGGGGGCATCCGCGTCAACCGCGTGCTGCCCGACTCCCCGGCAGCCGCTGGCGGTCTGCAGGCTGGCGACCTGATCACGGCGCTCGACGACGCGCCTGTTGGACGGGACTCCGACTTCCGGTGGGCGATTGCCAACTCGGTGCCTGGCAGGTCTGTCCGGCTGTCGGTATCGCGCGACGACGGATCCATCGTGGTCGATGTCGTCGTCGGGGAGATGCCGCCGCAATACGCAGGACAGGAGCCTCAGCCAAAGGTCGAGAGCACGGTTCTCGGAAAGATCGGCGCCACGGGGCGAGACCTGCCGCCTGGCATGGCGACGATCCACGGATTTGCCGCCGACGATGTGGGCGTGTTCGTGCTGGGGGTGCGTCCGGGATCGCCCGCGCACGAAGCGGGGTTGCTTCCAGGAGACCTGATCGTTGGCGTCGCCGGGGCTCCGGTGCGCTCAGTGGATGAGTGCGAAAGAGCGTTGGCGGATGCGTTCCACAACGATCTGGAGGCAGTCGACCTGTCGCTGAAGTCCCGCGACGGCGCTCGGACGGTGTCGGTTCCGCGCGCGTCGATTGCCGTGCCCCCGCAAGCCGGGGACGAATAG
- a CDS encoding Gfo/Idh/MocA family oxidoreductase → MPTDQRLGFGLIGLGRHGARYAEHLLRDVPAARLVAVCRRDEAQGKSFADKNSCRYYRDVESLLGDPDIDAVVITTPPHLHAPITVQAARAGKHVLCEKPMSRNVAECDDMLQAARDAGIKLGIGQTMRYTPIFETLRKRLPEIGELHGLHVCMRQEQSVHEWHLDPAISGGGCVTEIGVHVFDALRHISGQRIVRAMATSMDTHEAGVETYVGALCWLEGGAVSLIDIAKCVDGRLLRFDAVGSQGQLIANVTSSTLERVHQRTITPLDAPANIPTIAPLLADFCDAVLNDSTPPVSGEHGRYTLAVSEAFYRSFASGQPEDVA, encoded by the coding sequence ATGCCCACAGACCAACGCCTGGGGTTCGGCTTGATCGGCTTGGGACGGCATGGCGCTCGCTACGCCGAACATCTGCTGCGCGATGTTCCGGCGGCGCGACTGGTCGCGGTGTGCAGACGCGACGAAGCCCAAGGCAAATCGTTCGCCGACAAGAACTCATGCCGGTATTACCGTGACGTCGAGTCACTGCTGGGCGACCCAGACATCGATGCGGTCGTCATCACCACGCCGCCGCATCTCCATGCGCCGATCACGGTTCAGGCGGCTCGCGCCGGCAAACACGTTCTCTGCGAGAAGCCGATGTCAAGGAACGTGGCGGAATGCGACGACATGCTGCAGGCTGCACGCGACGCGGGCATCAAACTGGGGATCGGTCAGACGATGCGGTATACGCCGATCTTCGAGACGCTGCGGAAGCGCCTCCCGGAGATCGGCGAGCTGCACGGGTTGCATGTGTGCATGAGGCAGGAGCAGTCGGTGCACGAATGGCATCTCGACCCAGCGATCTCCGGCGGCGGGTGTGTCACTGAGATCGGCGTCCACGTGTTCGACGCTCTGCGGCATATCTCAGGACAAAGGATCGTGCGTGCCATGGCGACGTCGATGGACACGCACGAAGCCGGCGTCGAAACGTACGTCGGAGCCCTCTGCTGGTTGGAAGGCGGCGCCGTCTCGCTGATCGACATCGCGAAGTGCGTCGACGGACGCCTCCTTCGCTTCGATGCCGTCGGTTCCCAAGGACAGCTCATCGCGAACGTGACGTCATCGACGCTGGAGCGAGTCCACCAGCGAACCATCACGCCGCTGGACGCTCCCGCGAACATCCCAACGATCGCGCCGCTCTTGGCGGACTTCTGCGATGCGGTTCTCAACGACAGCACGCCACCCGTATCTGGCGAGCACGGACGGTACACGCTCGCCGTCAGCGAAGCCTTCTATCGTTCGTTCGCCAGCGGACAACCTGAGGACGTCGCGTAG
- a CDS encoding mandelate racemase: MSILRLRVCEAEFFVRNVRTRMPFRYGVARLTGYPILHARVLVETESGERHVGVAADALPPKWFDKDPTKDFRDNVDDLLSVTLAAQQAYLGQSECLSPFELFMDGYDSVIAFADAEGLNHLTASFGSALFERAVACAAGHAAGMPHDRLVRENALGIDMAAIHPELGDTQPRHVIPAAALSSMWIRHTVGLSDPIRTYDVSDGERLDDGLPQALEEYIERQGLRYFKVKVSGDTNADILRLSEIAGLLDARIAEPYYISLDGNEQYREMGGFAQLVEELRSSAAFERFYSSILFIEQPLDRSIALSEGISDEVVRLCQHRPVIVDESDSDLDSFERAISIGYSGISAKNCKGIYKSLMNLGLAQLYTRHGPSERDYFLTGEDLINTSVVPLHQDLTTLATLGIDHAERNGHHYVCGLNHLSETERDACLDAHADLYASLDGLAQLHVQRGRIAIGSLAVPGFGVGVETDFGGMVPLAEWSFESLGLP, encoded by the coding sequence ATGTCGATTCTGAGGCTACGCGTTTGCGAAGCCGAGTTCTTCGTGCGGAATGTGAGAACGCGGATGCCCTTCCGCTACGGCGTCGCGCGCCTGACCGGCTATCCGATTCTGCACGCACGTGTTCTCGTGGAAACCGAGTCCGGCGAACGCCACGTTGGCGTTGCCGCCGACGCACTGCCCCCGAAGTGGTTCGACAAAGACCCGACCAAGGACTTCCGCGACAACGTGGACGACCTGTTGTCCGTCACGCTGGCTGCCCAACAAGCCTACCTCGGGCAATCGGAATGCCTGTCGCCCTTCGAGCTCTTTATGGACGGGTATGATTCGGTCATCGCGTTCGCCGATGCGGAGGGGCTGAACCACCTGACGGCGAGCTTCGGCTCGGCGCTGTTCGAGCGAGCCGTCGCGTGCGCGGCTGGACATGCCGCTGGAATGCCTCATGATCGGCTCGTGCGCGAGAACGCGCTCGGCATCGACATGGCAGCGATCCATCCCGAACTGGGCGATACTCAGCCACGCCACGTCATACCGGCGGCTGCCCTCAGTTCGATGTGGATCCGCCACACCGTGGGTCTGTCCGATCCCATCCGGACCTATGACGTATCCGATGGGGAGCGGCTGGACGACGGTCTGCCACAAGCGCTTGAGGAGTACATCGAACGGCAGGGACTCCGGTACTTCAAGGTGAAGGTGTCCGGCGACACAAATGCCGATATCCTTCGCCTCTCCGAGATCGCGGGCTTGCTCGACGCGAGAATCGCCGAGCCCTACTACATCTCATTGGATGGCAACGAGCAGTATCGGGAGATGGGAGGCTTCGCCCAACTGGTGGAGGAGCTTCGTTCGTCGGCGGCGTTCGAACGGTTCTACAGCAGCATCCTGTTCATTGAGCAGCCATTGGACCGGTCGATCGCGCTCAGCGAAGGCATCTCCGACGAAGTGGTGCGCCTGTGTCAGCACCGCCCGGTCATCGTCGATGAGAGCGACAGCGACCTCGACAGCTTCGAGAGAGCCATCTCCATCGGGTACAGCGGGATCAGCGCGAAGAACTGCAAGGGCATCTACAAGTCACTGATGAACCTTGGACTGGCTCAACTCTACACTCGACACGGTCCGTCTGAGCGAGATTACTTTCTTACCGGCGAAGACCTCATCAATACGTCGGTGGTTCCGCTGCATCAGGACCTAACGACTCTGGCGACACTGGGTATCGACCACGCGGAGCGCAACGGGCACCACTACGTGTGCGGTCTGAATCATCTATCGGAAACCGAGCGTGATGCCTGCCTGGACGCCCACGCAGACCTGTATGCCAGTCTCGATGGTCTGGCGCAGCTCCATGTTCAGCGCGGACGTATCGCCATCGGCTCGTTGGCAGTGCCGGGCTTCGGCGTTGGCGTCGAAACCGATTTCGGCGGGATGGTCCCGCTTGCCGAATGGTCGTTCGAGTCGCTCGGTCTTCCCTGA
- a CDS encoding Gfo/Idh/MocA family oxidoreductase produces MAKSGKTRVGFIGSGGIAQGKHVPGHLSVKNVELVACCDIDEKRAKAFAERNGIKHVFTDFNKMVEMDELDAVSVCTPNNFHADPSIAALKAGKHVICEKPLAGDAKDGARMVAAQQATGNVLQIGLQSRFNPHWYTLKRRIEQGILGDVYYGRTMAVRRRGIPGAITFINKKISGGGPLIDIGVHSFDLMLYVLGYPDPVEAFGATYRKFAGDPTIFTAGWGGWDPKLFDVEDFAVGQVKFANGATITVETAWASHIDGLGNDWVIGDKAGAKLGNPVKVFTDDGSKGFKEYDLEPLKRTPKEFQSFHDAVRKGTPTLSPASEVLKLMKIFDAIYESAAKGKSVAIK; encoded by the coding sequence ATGGCGAAGTCAGGCAAGACTCGCGTCGGCTTCATCGGATCGGGCGGTATCGCGCAGGGAAAGCATGTCCCTGGTCACCTGAGCGTCAAGAACGTCGAGCTCGTCGCCTGCTGCGACATCGACGAGAAGCGGGCAAAGGCGTTTGCTGAGCGCAACGGGATCAAGCACGTCTTCACCGACTTCAATAAGATGGTCGAGATGGACGAGCTGGACGCCGTGAGCGTGTGCACGCCGAACAACTTCCACGCGGACCCGTCGATCGCGGCGCTCAAGGCTGGCAAGCACGTCATCTGCGAGAAGCCGCTTGCCGGGGACGCGAAGGACGGGGCGCGGATGGTCGCCGCGCAGCAAGCCACCGGAAACGTTCTTCAGATCGGTCTCCAGTCGCGCTTCAATCCGCACTGGTACACGCTCAAGCGCCGCATCGAGCAGGGAATCCTAGGCGACGTCTACTACGGTCGGACGATGGCGGTGAGGCGTCGCGGCATCCCTGGCGCGATCACGTTCATCAACAAGAAGATCTCGGGCGGAGGACCTCTGATCGACATCGGAGTCCACTCGTTCGACCTGATGCTCTACGTGTTGGGTTATCCCGATCCCGTCGAGGCGTTCGGCGCGACCTACCGCAAGTTCGCGGGCGATCCCACCATCTTCACCGCCGGGTGGGGCGGATGGGACCCGAAGCTCTTCGATGTCGAGGACTTCGCCGTCGGTCAGGTGAAGTTCGCCAACGGCGCGACGATCACGGTCGAGACCGCCTGGGCGTCGCACATCGACGGGCTGGGCAACGATTGGGTGATCGGCGACAAGGCAGGCGCAAAGCTGGGCAACCCGGTCAAGGTGTTCACAGACGACGGCTCGAAGGGCTTCAAGGAGTACGACCTGGAGCCGCTGAAGCGGACCCCGAAGGAGTTCCAGTCCTTCCATGACGCCGTCCGCAAAGGAACGCCCACGCTGTCTCCCGCGTCGGAAGTCCTGAAGCTGATGAAGATCTTCGACGCCATCTACGAATCCGCTGCCAAGGGCAAGTCCGTCGCCATCAAGTAG
- a CDS encoding TIM barrel protein: MPGVNQSFCYGLFMGKNSLKSVIERAAEIGYAAVELWGRQNVPFEELCSLAKANGLVVASMIGHGSLPDGLNRRDNHARIQEELHESIDVAAQHGVPGLICFSGNRKGLSDEAGLDICAEGLDRVKSHAEAKGVNLNVELLNSKVDHADYQCDRTSWGVELCKAVNSPRVKLLYDIYHMQIMEGDLIRTIRDNIQHIGHFHTAGNPNRRDMDETQEIYYPAVMRAIAETGYDLYIGHEFNPKGDPLEALESAFRTCHV; encoded by the coding sequence ATGCCTGGCGTCAACCAATCCTTCTGCTACGGCCTCTTCATGGGCAAGAACTCGCTCAAGTCCGTCATCGAACGCGCGGCGGAGATCGGGTACGCCGCCGTGGAGCTCTGGGGGCGGCAGAACGTCCCGTTCGAGGAGCTCTGCTCTCTCGCGAAGGCAAACGGCCTCGTCGTGGCGAGCATGATCGGACACGGTTCTCTCCCGGATGGGCTCAACCGGCGCGACAACCACGCGCGCATCCAGGAAGAGCTCCACGAGAGCATCGATGTGGCGGCTCAGCATGGCGTTCCGGGTCTGATCTGCTTCAGTGGGAACCGCAAGGGACTCTCGGACGAAGCGGGGCTCGACATCTGCGCCGAGGGGCTGGATCGGGTCAAATCCCATGCCGAGGCGAAGGGCGTGAACCTGAACGTCGAGCTGTTGAACAGCAAGGTGGACCACGCCGACTATCAGTGCGACCGCACCTCCTGGGGCGTCGAGCTGTGCAAGGCCGTCAACTCCCCTCGCGTCAAGCTCCTCTATGACATCTACCACATGCAGATCATGGAGGGCGACTTGATCCGGACGATCCGGGACAACATCCAGCACATCGGGCACTTCCACACGGCTGGGAACCCCAACCGCCGCGACATGGACGAGACGCAGGAGATCTACTACCCCGCCGTCATGCGTGCCATCGCGGAGACGGGCTACGACCTCTACATCGGACACGAGTTCAACCCGAAGGGCGATCCGCTGGAGGCGCTCGAAAGCGCCTTCCGCACCTGCCATGTCTAG
- a CDS encoding PKD domain-containing protein: MRVAHSVPRCAPRRRGRHDGQRRACLASSSRNLRSVSTYAWTRQFGFLLALLGRPPGAIVQSRGCRVLDMPRAKRTHRFPGQFSSRLRIRRKTTRSRFRTQGESRNPPKEQVNMKRRGLVVALMASLALSAIGVARAQEVSLSPATTATPDVGKTLALTVNVAAINDLFGWQIDVVYDSKVLKFTKFTEGGFLKAAGASFPVPAKDRDIAAGADGLNRSVTVGATLLGGSAKGGGDLGIVEFEVVARSASTVKLAAAKFLDPAVKEIAVTTKPATLTAAPVNQPPKANAGANQTAKAGVAVALDASTSTDADGTIAKYDWDFGDASTGTGAKVTHVYAKPGTYAAKLTVTDDKGATASATVTITVTGEAPIREHAKDSPALRLTATFPQADGHGHAYVAIWTGELKIEAGQVLEYQVFMASGNPAFQASVDMAAADGTTLRDVKTAAGVRAVDQNGLNAHPASDLSKNARDAWYHRQIKLDALVGKTISGITLAVDSDTHRAGVFNAYFDNIQITDGTNRVKDIYIDGAQVPLPTPVAVATAPGNGGVQGMTEPSVTASVVTVAVSPRGKLSTTWADMKSK; encoded by the coding sequence ATGCGAGTCGCACATTCAGTTCCGCGATGCGCTCCGCGTCGCCGAGGCAGGCATGACGGACAGAGACGGGCCTGTCTGGCATCATCTTCTCGCAACCTGAGATCAGTGTCGACGTATGCATGGACGCGGCAGTTCGGATTCCTTCTCGCCTTGTTGGGTCGCCCTCCCGGTGCTATTGTACAGTCCAGAGGATGCCGCGTGCTGGACATGCCTCGTGCGAAGCGAACACATCGGTTCCCTGGGCAGTTCTCATCTAGATTACGGATCCGCAGAAAGACGACACGTTCGCGCTTTCGTACCCAAGGCGAGTCACGCAACCCGCCAAAGGAGCAAGTCAACATGAAACGACGCGGGCTCGTAGTGGCGCTCATGGCATCGCTGGCGCTGAGTGCGATCGGCGTTGCCAGAGCCCAGGAAGTGTCGCTGTCCCCAGCGACCACAGCAACGCCGGATGTCGGCAAGACGCTCGCCCTTACGGTGAACGTCGCCGCGATCAACGACCTATTCGGCTGGCAGATCGACGTCGTGTACGACTCGAAGGTTCTCAAGTTCACGAAGTTCACCGAGGGTGGCTTCCTCAAAGCCGCTGGCGCGTCGTTTCCAGTGCCGGCGAAGGATCGTGACATCGCCGCGGGAGCGGACGGGCTCAACCGATCCGTGACAGTCGGCGCGACGCTCCTGGGCGGATCCGCCAAGGGCGGCGGAGACCTCGGAATCGTCGAGTTTGAAGTCGTCGCCAGGTCGGCTTCGACCGTGAAGCTCGCCGCCGCGAAGTTCCTCGATCCTGCCGTCAAGGAGATCGCGGTCACGACGAAGCCGGCGACGCTCACGGCGGCTCCCGTCAACCAGCCGCCCAAGGCGAACGCTGGCGCAAACCAGACCGCCAAAGCGGGTGTCGCGGTGGCGCTGGACGCCTCCACCTCCACCGACGCCGACGGAACCATTGCGAAGTACGACTGGGACTTCGGCGACGCTTCGACGGGCACCGGCGCGAAGGTCACCCACGTCTACGCCAAGCCTGGGACGTACGCCGCGAAGCTGACCGTAACGGACGATAAGGGAGCCACGGCTTCCGCGACCGTAACGATCACGGTGACGGGCGAAGCCCCGATCCGCGAGCACGCCAAAGACAGCCCAGCTCTGCGCCTGACGGCGACCTTCCCGCAGGCAGACGGTCATGGACACGCCTATGTCGCGATCTGGACGGGCGAGCTGAAGATCGAAGCGGGTCAGGTACTCGAATATCAGGTCTTCATGGCGTCCGGCAATCCAGCCTTCCAGGCGTCCGTCGACATGGCGGCCGCCGACGGTACGACGCTGCGAGACGTCAAGACCGCCGCGGGAGTCCGCGCTGTCGACCAGAACGGGCTCAACGCGCATCCGGCGTCCGACCTGTCGAAGAACGCGCGCGACGCATGGTACCACCGCCAGATCAAGCTGGATGCCCTCGTTGGCAAGACGATCTCCGGCATCACGCTGGCAGTCGACAGCGACACGCACCGCGCCGGTGTCTTCAACGCCTACTTCGACAACATCCAGATCACGGACGGCACGAACCGCGTCAAAGACATCTACATCGATGGCGCGCAAGTTCCTCTGCCGACGCCGGTCGCCGTCGCGACGGCTCCCGGCAACGGCGGCGTTCAGGGAATGACCGAGCCCAGCGTGACGGCTTCGGTCGTCACGGTGGCGGTGAGCCCGCGCGGCAAGCTGTCCACGACCTGGGCGGACATGAAGTCGAAGTGA
- a CDS encoding GNAT family N-acetyltransferase, whose product MHTSTLISGCEKMMPDRPVSVRHACLGDAERIAELNVRLAWETERLRLNPQVVLNGVRAVISDATKGWYLVADAGELVIGQIMLTFEWSDWQNAMRWWIQSVYVDVDWRRQGVFAALLTRVVSEARAEGVCAIRLYVAHENESALAVYGRLGFRRSGHLVMENEL is encoded by the coding sequence ATGCATACGTCGACACTGATCTCAGGTTGCGAGAAGATGATGCCAGACAGGCCCGTCTCTGTCCGTCATGCCTGCCTCGGCGACGCGGAGCGCATCGCGGAACTGAATGTGCGACTCGCATGGGAGACCGAGAGACTTCGACTGAACCCACAGGTCGTGTTGAACGGCGTCCGCGCGGTGATATCGGATGCCACCAAGGGATGGTACCTCGTGGCAGACGCAGGTGAACTGGTCATCGGGCAGATCATGCTCACGTTCGAGTGGAGCGACTGGCAGAACGCGATGCGATGGTGGATCCAGAGCGTCTATGTCGACGTGGACTGGCGCCGTCAGGGCGTGTTCGCCGCGCTCCTCACCAGGGTGGTGTCGGAAGCCCGCGCCGAGGGCGTGTGCGCAATCCGCTTGTACGTCGCGCATGAGAACGAATCCGCGCTCGCCGTCTATGGTCGCCTCGGATTTCGCCGTTCGGGGCATCTCGTCATGGAAAACGAGCTTTGA